TGCACTGTGTCGTAGGCCCAAGCTCACTGTACGCGTGAAGTGGTGGAGCTCTTTTTTGGACTGGTAAGGTTGGGAAACAAAGAAACAGAAAAACATTCAGCCAGCAGTAGGACACGAACAGCGCAGGTCTCATACTGGGGGGGCGGGGACGCGACTTTTCTCGGCTGCCCCAGTACCTCTCagcctctcctccctccctttctaCCACCTACCTAAGTAACCCAGAGTCACtcactacctaggtacctaccttTTGTCtgccctctcccccctctccccccaaTGTCGATTTGGTGCCGTCACTGTTTCCTCCCCTTCCATCCACTTTTTTTTTACTAAACTTAGAGTACACCACACAGTGTCTTAAATTAAAACGCCcttcccccccaaaaaagaCGCGCAACATTCGCGACCATCATATCTCAATCCCTGGCACAATCCCAACGCCTGCCGACATCCTCACCTCCCGCCACTCTACCAATTGCCGCCACAACCAAGGCCACAGATATTGCAATCTGTACCCGGACAAACCCATATCGaacaaggccgtcgagtCCTCCTACGAAAGCAATCCAACTCTATCCACAAGGTGCATACACACCCTCAACCAGAACCAGGACCCGGACCGGCTTGGCCCCCGGCACCACCGTCCCTTCCTGTCGCGTTCACCCGCTCTTCTGCAAAGGACGGGAGTGACGGACATCGACATCAGTCAATCTCgcaccccctcccttcccgtCTTGCTTCCTCGCCAAAGACGCACTACCTCTCCGTGGCATTTACCTGCCCTTGACTTTTGACGTGGCCCAGCCCTCACGAATTGACGAGAcacgacctcgtccgccccATTCCTATCACACGTCTGAGACCGAATACTTGAACCTACCCTGCCGCCATTGTCTATTCCCTCGCGCGAACTGCTCACCACATCTGTTCGGAAATTCACATGCAGAGGTGCCGCATGCCTAGCCCTATTACATCATGCCCACCTCAGCGAAGCGCTCTCAGCGCACCCGTcgcgacgcccgccgcgATACTTCCCCTGCAAGAGTAGAGGACAGCTCGCCCACTCGCCCATCCAAACGTCGCAAGAGGGTAAGTTTAGCCTCTCTCGTTTCTTGGTTGTCTACTGATCCCAACTGAAGGTTGACGAGTCCGCGCCTACCGACGAAGACGAGTCCAGCCTCACTGCCGACCAGCCCGGCCAACCCATAAGCGACGATGATCATTTGCTAGCCCAGGTGGTTCAGCACTTTCAGGTACCCAAGGAAGGCCCTGCACAAGCCAGCAAGGACCATGCGAATTCGATACACGAAGCGAATGGAAGTGGCGTTCAAGCCTACGCCAAGATCGCGGCGCAGGACTGGACATTCTACATCACTAAACTCATCGTCAATATTGGTCGCCCGTCTGAGGGCGTCactgaagacgacgaggactttATCCATATCGACCTTGGTCCGAGCAAGATGATTTCGCGACAGCATGCTCGCATCTACTTCAGTTCCAAAGAAGAGGTGTGGTACCTCGAGGTCAAGGGTAGGAATGGTGTGAAGGTGAACAACGTCGGCCTGAAACAGGGAAGTATGCGTCGACTCGAGGGTGGTGAGGTCCTGGAAGTTGGTGGCACAGAGATGATCTTTGTTTTGCCCACCGAGATTAGCCCCCTTCACATCGATCCCCTCTATCTCAAAAGGGCCGGCCTGTCGCGGCAGCAAATCACAAGCCCTCAGCCTAGAACAGACTTGCCTGAAGAACCCTCATCAGCACTGGGTTCGACCATTCGAAGTTCCCGAGGCCAGCAGTTCCGCCAGCCCATTGCGCCGGCCCCAGCAGACTACAAACGGCCGGGTACACCTCCCTCAGCAATCCGCGGGAAGCCCACACCCTCGCAGCACAAGTCACCCCATTATTCAAGTTCCGGTACTCTGTTACTGAACTCAAATGACATTGATCTCAGTCTCGACGATAATAAGCATATTAAACCCCAGTACAGCTATGCGCAAATGATCACCCAGGCGATCATGAACACGTCAGAGGGAAAACTCAATCTCAATGGTATATACAACTTCATCATGAATAACTACGCGTACTACAGACACCAACAGGCTGCTGGCTGGCAGGTACGTATACCCTCCGGGATTTTTCTGTGTACATACTCTAATCAACCCACAGAACTCTATTCGGCATAACCTGTCTTTGAACAAGGCCTTTGACAAGGTCGCTAGATCCACGGACGAGCCTGGTAAGGGCATGAAATGGCAGATTGTCCCAGAGGCTCGGGACGAAATGATCCGAACCGCGTACAagggcggccgaggcggccacAGAGGCTCTTCTgcaccatcatcgcccagTCAGTTGAACTACATCACCCACGGACCAAGGGATGTGAATACCAGAGAACCTGCATCGGCACGGAAGAGGAAAGTCTCGGCGACGGGATCGCCACCTCCGAGCTCATCTTTAGCTGCTGTCCAATCCACCCCGGACCGCAGCACACGTCGCCTTGCCCCTCCAAGTACGGCGTTGACTGTCGACGGAAGCCCTCTTCCGCGACCACGGAAGGGCGGTGCGTCCGCTTCGAATAGCTTCACCTCGGCCAGCTACAATGACCAATCACCGACACTAACTTCGTCTTACCTTCCGGACGAGAACACCTCCTTTGTGACG
The genomic region above belongs to Colletotrichum higginsianum IMI 349063 chromosome 2, whole genome shotgun sequence and contains:
- a CDS encoding Fork head domain-containing protein, coding for MPTSAKRSQRTRRDARRDTSPARVEDSSPTRPSKRRKRVDESAPTDEDESSLTADQPGQPISDDDHLLAQVVQHFQVPKEGPAQASKDHANSIHEANGSGVQAYAKIAAQDWTFYITKLIVNIGRPSEGVTEDDEDFIHIDLGPSKMISRQHARIYFSSKEEVWYLEVKGRNGVKVNNVGLKQGSMRRLEGGEVLEVGGTEMIFVLPTEISPLHIDPLYLKRAGLSRQQITSPQPRTDLPEEPSSALGSTIRSSRGQQFRQPIAPAPADYKRPGTPPSAIRGKPTPSQHKSPHYSSSGTLLLNSNDIDLSLDDNKHIKPQYSYAQMITQAIMNTSEGKLNLNGIYNFIMNNYAYYRHQQAAGWQNSIRHNLSLNKAFDKVARSTDEPGKGMKWQIVPEARDEMIRTAYKGGRGGHRGSSAPSSPSQLNYITHGPRDVNTREPASARKRKVSATGSPPPSSSLAAVQSTPDRSTRRLAPPSTALTVDGSPLPRPRKGGASASNSFTSASYNDQSPTLTSSYLPDENTSFVTPAPHRVHPRLAPPSTAQRPSQHMPTSSPAPFWKYADIGSTPLKPAAHFDMSPSKPSLGGIPQSSSPPPAKSPTSPTRSQRQESSREVPSEPSNPPEIEEEQGFDLAKGFQSIGSYHAPVSRGLSVASAMNGHT